The genomic stretch ATGATCTCCAGCTGGCTTACGGCATACTGGTCTATTTCCAGTCCATGATCGGCGCCCCATTGCTGCCCTTCATGTTTAATGCCGTTCTCCACCACCACTACCTGGTTAAAGCCCAGGCCGCGGATCAGGGGTTTGGAATTGCCCGAGCCAATGCCGATGGCTTTGATGCCGGGCAGTTTTTCCAGTGACTGCATCAGGCTGCCGCCCAGCTGCTGCCGGATATAATTCTTATTGACGATCTCGATGTTGAGGGGCTGTTTTCTTTTCCGGCTGGCTTCATAGCTGTCCGTTACGATCACTTCCTTTAATTCATGCACGGTACTGCTGTCCTGCTGGGCCTGGATAGGCGCACAGCAGCCAAGTAATGCCACTAAACAGCCGATGGATTGCTTCACGGTTTGATCAGTTTTTGTTGCGGGTGGCAGGTTCTTGCTGCCGGTTAGGATACTGGCAGTAAGGATCTGTCAACGGGTGGGCGATGTGCCGGGACTACCGGCAGTCAGCCTGCTGCAGTGATAGCATGACGGAATTGCTGTACCGCAGCTGGTCAATGTTACAATGATGGTGGAATAAACAAGGCCAGGATGGCCATACCTGCTAACGGGTGATCTTACAGATCACTGTCGGCCGATGGACATAAGATTGGCTCAGCAGGCGGGTGGACCCTGTAGTTTGAAGAGGTAGCGGGGAGCGGAATGGAGGTAACTGGTTTCTTCCGTGATCAGTTGCTGCCGGGAGCGGGGCGGTACTGCCTGTTGCGGTTGCTCCTGTGCGGGTACATACAGTACCTGCTGTTGCAGCAGCTGAAAACAGTGACAATGGATAGCTGCGGACGATACCTGTTCCTGTTCATTGCTGATAGGCAGCTCATAGGCATGTTCATGATCTGCCAGCAGCTGGTGCAGCGCATGTGGCGGCGCCATGCTGACCATCAGGAGCAGGAGACAGAGGCCTGATAAAAGGGATCTTATGGAGGAACCTGTTTTCAAATATTGAAACGTGGTTGCAAAAATAGGGAGTTCGGTTTTTGTAAACAAGTTTTTGGCAGATTTTATAATAGCGCCTTGTAACTTAGTGCGGCCTCTTTAACTGAACAAGATGAAAACACGTACCGTCCTTCTCCTGATCGCCTTGTCCGCCAACCTGCTTACGATCCTCATTTGTAGTTATGCCAGCCGGCAGCCGGGTTCTTCAGGAGCTTTAATGGTAGCCTCCATGGTGTGGAGCCCTATAATATATCTGATTGCCCTGATCCAGGCTTTTAATGCGCTTAAACGCGCCAAGCTAAGAAGCGGGAAGTTTTTTGCTGAAAAACCATTTTGTACAGCGCTGTTGTTCCTCTTCTGCACGCCCGTTCCGATGATTGTTGCCCTGTTATTTTTGATGTAGTGTTTACTGCTTCAGGATGCCGGCGCAACTACTTTAAGACTATACAGCATTGGTATTTTATTTTCCAGGCCTTTGATCTGCCAGCGGCCGGGGCTTACCGCTACCATATTGGCAAAACAATTATAGGGAGAATAATTGTGCTCGTTGAAGAAGCTTAGTTGCAAACCCTGTTGCAGCAAGGCGTTCAGGAGATCGCTCAGGCTATGGTTCCAGCCAAATTCTTTGTCGTTCAGCGACGCGGTGGGATCGGCATAGGTGCCTTCGTTCTGTTCTTCTATGGGCTGTCCGTTGTTGAAGTAGGAATATTTGATATGGGTGAATGCATTATCAAATAGCCAGACCATGGGATGGAAATCGGCCATATAAAAGCAGCCGCCGGGTTTCAGCAGTTGCCGGATCACTTTGGCCCAGCGCTGGAGATCGGGCAGCCAGCCGATGGTGCCATAAGAGGTGAATATTATATCGAATGGGCCTTTCACATATCCGGGCGCATCATAAACATTGGCGCAGACAAAATCCGCGGTCTGTCCTGTTTTGTGCGCCAGCTGCCGGGCCTCCCGGATAGCGGCTTCAGAGAAATCAAGGCCGGTGGCCTTTGCGCCCAGCCTTGCCCAGGAGAGGGTATCCATTCCAAAATGGCATTGCAGGTGCAGCAGGCTTTTGCCGGCTACGGGTCCCAGTTCTTCCAGTTCAATGCTGTTCAGGGAAGTCTGTCCTTCCAGAAAGGCAGGTACATTGTAAAAGCCGGAAGCCAGGTGTACCGGCACCTTATTGTTCCAGAGTTGTTTATTGGTGTTGAAGTAGAATTGTTCTTGCTCCATGACCGGACAGGTTTGGTACAAGATACTGCTTTATTGATCAAGGCGGCTGAAGACGCTTACCGCCGCAACCCCGGGATCAGCACCAGGCTTTTTCCATCCTGGTGCCGCATCAGCAGCCAGAGAATGAAAATGCCAAAGATGGCCATGCCCACGCCTACCAGCAAGGGTGAGGCAAAACCAAAACCGGCGGCAATCGGAAGGCCGCCCCAGTAGGCGCCCAGAGCGTTGCCCATATTGAAGCCGGCCTGGGTTACGGAAGCACCGAGCATCTCCGCGTCTTTAGCGGTCTGGATCATCAGCAATTGAATGGGGGCTGAAAGGGTAAAGGCGATAGCGCCGGTGAGGAAGGTCATCACCAGGGTCATGACCTGGTTGTCTGCCGTGAAATAATCCACTACCAGGCAGGCTACAATGCCCAGCATGCTCAGCATACAGGCTTTGGCGGGGGAGAGTATATCCGCCATCTTACCACCCAGGAAATTACCGGCCAGCATACCCAGTCCTGCCAGCATCATGATATAAGGAACAAGGTTTTCGTTGAAATGCGTGACATGGATCATCAGCGGGGCAATATAGCTGATCCAGGAGAAGAGGCCGCCGGTGCCAATGGCAGTGAGCAGGATGATCAGCCAGGCATCGGTTCGCCGGAAAAAGCGCAGTTCTTCTTTCAGGCTGCCTTTGCGTTTCACAGGCATGGCGGGCATCCAGACGCTGATGGCCAGCATGGTGATCAGGCCGATGCCGGCAATGATACCGAAGGTAAAACGCCAGGAAAAGTTATGGCCAATATAAGTGCCCAGCGGCACCATGGCCAGGTTGGCAATGGTGAGACCTGCAAACATGATGGAGATAGCCTGTGCAGCCTTGCCTTTATCAGCCAGCCTGCTGGCCACTACAGCGCCCACGCCAAAGAAAGCGCCATGGGGCAGACCGCTGAACAAACGGGCCAGCACCATGCTGGTGTAACCCGGCGCCAGTGCCGTAAGGCCATTGAAGAGGGTAAAGAGGGCCATGAGGCCAATCAGTATTTTCTTGGGCGGATAACTGCCGCTGAAAGCTACCAGGGTAGGGGCGCCGATCACTACGCCCAGTGCATAGGCCGAGATCAGGTGACCTGCCTCCGGGATACTGATGTCAAAGCTGCCGGCGATATCCGGCAACAAACCCATGATCACAAATTCGGTAGTGCCAATTCCTAATCCGCCCAGTGCCAGTGAAAGCAGGCTCTTCTTCATTCGTCAATAATTTAGTAGTTCCTTCAGCTGTTCAGCCAATGGATGTTTGTCAGGCAGTATTGCCCGTGAATAGCGTTGATAATGAGCTGCGGAAAACAATCGTGTGGATAAGAAACAGTGGAATCCCCTTTTTGTTGGGAAAGGTTTCCGGCTTTATGCAGCCGGTCTGTTGAACAGGAAATGAATGGAATGCTGCTGCAAAGCTATGGATTTTTGCTTTTACAGGAGGGTATTGCTTTACCTGCAAAGGATATATGCACAGGCGGGCCGGTCTCCAATTCCGGCGAAAGACCTGTTGCAGCTGCTGATAAAACGACTATTTCTGTACAGTTTTTGAAGCAGCGGCCGGCCGGGGCATTGCTTTTTCGGGGCTGGTCGTTTTTTCTGTTAGTTTTTTTACGAGGTCTGCAAACACTTTTTGGTCTGGTTCCAGTTCAAATGCCCGCCGGGCCCAGGTCAGCGCATCGGCCAGGGCCTTGGTTTCCGTAACCGGTAGCTCAAGGAATTTGCTGGCCACGGTATACAGTTTGCCAGTGATCTCTTTGGTATAGGTCTTTTGCACCAGCAGTCTTTCCTCCTGGAAGCCCGGTATGCTGCTGCTGTCTTTTTCGCCAGACAAGTACGGCTGCATGATGGCATTGAATCTTCGCTGGTCTTCCCGGTCCAGTGAGTCTTTGGGAATAGACAGTAATCCGGCTGTCAGTTTGTGGCCGGTGATAATGAATTGTCTGGTATCCCGGATCTGTTCCAGGTATAGAAAGCGGAGGCGGTCTACATATAAACGTTGTTGCGGGCTCAGTGTTTCCATCCGGTCTGCCAGGCTGAACAGCTGTGCTGCTTCCAGCATATTGCTGTTCCGTAAGGCATTGTTGAGCCCTCTTACTATCACCCGATGATAGAGGTTGGCGCTGATCTGTTGTCTGGCTGCTTTGCCAAGCTTTGGATATTGTTCCAGGAAATAAGGCAGCGCCACGCTTTGTGTATTGCTGAACTGCTGGCCGAAGAATACCAGGATGGATTCCTGTTGCAGCTCAGTGTGCGGAATATTTTTGAAGTATTCATCCAGGATCTGGCTGTTGCTCAGGTCCAGTGCAGACAGCCGGCGGATATAATTGCGCAGGAAGGCCGTGTCCCGTACGCCCTGGCTGAATTTTTCTTCCAGGTTGCCCAGGTTCTGCGGGTCGCCGGCGTTGGTAACGGCCTGGTCAGTCAACGCGATAAAGCCGGCCAGTTCTTTTTCTCCCACTATCTTCTGTACCAGGAAACCGTTGCTGTTCAAAAAGAGGAAAGTGGGGTATGCGGTGATATTGAATTTCCTTGCCAGGTCAATGCCTTCTCCTTTTTCTGCATTGAGCTTGTAATTGATGAAACGGGGGTTGTAGGCGGCGCCTGCTTCGGCCTTGGGGAAAACATTCCTTGCCATCAGCTTGCAGGGAGCGCACCAGTCTGTATACACATCCACAAAGATGAGCTTGTTCTCTTTTTGCGCAGAGGAGATCAGCTCTTTCCAGTTGCCCTGGAAAAACTGCATGCCCTGTTCAGGCGTGGACTGCGCCAGGCTGTTGAGGATGAACAGGAACAATAGGCTGCTGGTCAGAACAAGTTTATTCATGGGTGGCAGGTTTGATCGCTTGGGTCACAAAGTAATAAGAAAATCCCGACCCCGCCACTTCCTGTTCCAGCCGGACACTTAAAATTGAATGCAGGAGAACAACCTGTATAGCCATAAAAAACCTGCAGGCTACAGCCTGCAGGTAAAGTTAGGGTGGAGGCTTATAACTCGCCCCGCACCAGTTCCCGTGCGCTTATTTTATGCCTTTTGTGTGTTTTAGTGGCGTTGTTCCTGGGCGCCTTTTCCCGGTTGATGGTAAAGAGCAGGGCCGATAATAACAACAAGGGCAATATGATGGCCAGTAAGGCATACCATTCCGAGCTGTTGATGAATGCCCACCGGAGGGTAAGAATGTTGATGACGATGAGGACGAACAATAAAAGTCCGTTGGCCTCTCTTGATTGATTGGCTTGCATAACGTTATATTGAGAAAAATTCCTGTTGCCGGAACTGTTTGCCTTTGCCGGCGCCAGTTGAAAATTGTTTGCTTGTTAGTATGGTCGGACTGACCAGAAATACTTGTAGCTGGAGTAGTAGTATAATTTTTTACAGAAAGGAAGGAACTCAGTGAAAGAATCGATCAAACCATTGCTGGTGCCCGCTATCAGGGCTTTGATGCCCTGCGGAAGTACAGGTTGATATGGCCCAGCAAATTTCATAAAATGAATATACGGAATTTTTAAATGGCGACAAAGTGACGTGCGTCAGTTTAACAGATGATCTTCAGTAGCCTATCTTTCTTGCAGTGAATGCCCTAAATTGCAACTATGAAAAACTGGATCTTGCTCCTTTGCCTGGCTTGTACGCTCCAGGCCAGCGCCCAACAGGCCTATCAGACTGATAAAGACATTGCCTATTATGCAGATTCCGTCAGCAGGAAAGATGCCTATATTGCTTCCCAGTGTAAGCTGGATTGTTATTATCCCAAGGGCAAGACCGGCTACGCCACTATTGTCTGGTTCCATGGCGGCGGCCTCACCGGCGGCAATAAACATATCCCCGAATACCTGACAGGAAAAGGGTATGCCGTGATTGCAGTGGGTTATCGGTTTTCACCACGCGCCAAAGCACCCGCCTATATTGAAGATGCGGCTGCAGCCGTTGCGTGGGTGTTTAAAAATATCAGTCGCTTCGGCGGTGATCCGGCAAAGATCTTTGTCACCGGCCATTCCGCCGGCGGCTACCTGGGCATGATGATCGGTCTCGATAAAAAATACCTGAAAAAATATGCCATTGATGCAGACAGTATTGCCGGGCTGATCCCTTTCAGCGGCCAGGCTATTACCCATTTCACTATCCGTCAGGAGCGCGGCATCCCGGAAAAACAACCCACCATTGATGAATACGCACCTCTGTACCATGTGCGGGCCGATGCGCCGCCGATGCTGCTGATCACCGGCGACCGTGAACTGGAGCTGCTGGGCCGTTATGAAGAAAATGCCTACCTGGCGCGTATGATGAAGCTGGCAGGGCATAAGCGTACCCGCCTGCTGGAGCTGGACGGCTTTGACCATGGCACTATGGTGGAACCCTCGCTGCCACTGTTGCTGAGAGAGATCAATACTATTTTGCAGCAGAGATCCGGAAAGAAATAAGTCATAACAGGAAAACCATTTGGTTCGAACCAAAGCGTTAAGAAAATGCCAAGATTGAGCCTGCTCATTTTATGGCTGTGAGGTACCGCCTATCTTTAGCCAAAACCCAACCACCTTTTCCGCTGCCCCATGCAGCCAAACTGATCATATGAGCACCGTACTGAACTCCAAGCCACATTACCCCGTCCTGGATGGATTGAGAGGCGTGGCCGCTATCGTTGTTGTTGCCTTCCACATTCTTGAAACTTTTAATACCAGCCGGTTTGACCAGATCATTAACCATGGCTACCTGGCGGTGGACTTCTTCTTCCTGTTATCCGGTTTTGTTATTGGCTATGCCTATGACGACCGCTGGGGTAAAATGACAGTGAAGGAATTTTTTAAACGTCGCCTGATCCGCCTGCAGCCAATGGTAGTGATGGGCATGATCGTTGGCGCCCTTCTGTTTTATACGCAGGCCGGCGAGTTCTGGCCCACTATTGCACAGACCCCGGTCTGGAAAATGCTGCTGGTCATGCTGATCGGCTTCACGCTGATCCCTGTGCCCATTTCCATGGATATCCGCGGCTGGTGGGAAATGCATCCGCTGGACGGGCCGGCCTGGTCCCTCTTCTTTGAGTATATCGGTAATATCTTATACGCACTGTTTATCCGCCGTTTTTCGAAACTGCTGCTGGGCGTGTTTGTAGCCCTCTCGGCTGCTTTCCTGGTACACCTGCTCTTTACCAATGGCAATGGAGATGTCATCGGCGGCTGGGCGCTGAACGGCGAGCAGCTGCATATAGGCTCCGCCCGCCTGCTCTATCCTTTCTTTGCAGGCCTGCTGTTGTCCCGCGTGGCTAAACTGACGGTGGTGCGCAATGCTTTTCTCTGGTGCAGCCTGCTGCTGGTGCTGATCCTGGCCTTGCCCCGGATCGGCGGACCCGATACCGTCTGGATGAATGGCCTCTATGAATCCTTTGCTATTATCCTGGTCTTTCCGCTGATTGTATGGCTGGGAGCCAGTGATGCGGCCGGTCAGCAGCCTTCAAAGCTCTGTCGCTTCCTCGGTGATATTTCTTACCCCATCTATATTACCCACTATCCGCTGATCTATACCTATACCGCCTGGGTAAAGGATAATAAAGTGCCGCTGAAAGATGGCTGGTTATGGGGCGTTGGCGTACTGGTAGCCAGTATCCTGCTGGCGTATGCCTGCTTTAAATTGTATGATGTGCCTGTGCGCAAATGGCTCACCCGGAAATTCCAGGCGGCTAAAGCATAACAAACTATTTCCTGTAAACCTTGCCCTTGGCCCGGTTTACTATACTATCCGGGAAAGTGTTACGGCTATCCGTATCGGCTTTCCCGGATCTTCATTAACAGGGTGCCCTGGTCAATGAACGGGGAATGCCCTATCTTTAGGGCTTCAAATACCTTACAGCGCCAACCGGCGAACCACTTCTTTATCCTCTGTTGATGGCCGTTGATCATTGAACCACGCTATTTTAGTATTGAATAACAGTCCTTATACAGAACCTATTTTGCTGCGCCAGTTTATCCTGGGCGATGAAGCGGCATTCCGGCAGGTCTTCCTCCGGCAGCTGAACCCGCTCTGCTATTTTGCAGAGAAGATCATTGGTCAGCGGCAGGAAGCGGAAGACATGGTGAGCGCCGCTTTTTATAAGTTATGGCAGCGCCACGCGGATTTCAGTTCGCTGGCGGGTATCCGTTCTTTTCTCTATACCACCGTGCGCAACCAGTGTTTTGATCACCTTAAACACCGGGCGGTGGTGGATGCAGCGGCCGACAGGCTGCCTGTTCAGCTATCAGATGCCGGCATTGAGGCCCGCATGTACCAGGCCGAACTGCTGCAGCTGATCTATGAGGGAATGGAGCAGCTCACGGCAAAACACCGGCATATCCTCCAATGGAGTTTCCTGGAAGAGCTGCCCACGGCAGAAATTGCCAGTCGCCTCCGGATGACTGAAACCCATGTGCGGGTGGAAAAATCAAGGGCGCTTGTCCAGCTCCGGCAGGCCCTGCGCAGCAAACAGCGCTGGCAGGAGGCGCTTGTGCTGCTGGCGGCCTGGCAACTGCATTAAAGGAGGAAATAGACCGGGCCCGGTCCACTAAAAGCGATTGCCCGTTTGTACCAACGCCTGTAACTGACCTTGCTGACCTAAAAAACAGCATAAGCCGCCCCTGAGACGCTGGATCCTGTTCCGTCCCGGCGAAACGGGATCCAACCTTCCCCAACCCGGCCTGAAAAAATAATTGACATTTTCTGTAGCGTTCCTTTTGCCCGGTCGTTCTATGGTCATGCAAACGGATCTTTCCTTTGACCCATCGCTGCTGGCCATGCTCCACAAGTACTGGAGCGGGCAGGCCCTGAGCCCTGTGGAGCAGGACCTGCTGGACCGCTGGCTGGCAGCTGCACCGGAGAACCTTTCCTTTCTGAAAGAGATCGATAGCCAGGAAGCCCTGGTGGCCGCCTTCCGTAACTGGAAGCAGGCGGATACTGAAGCTATATGGCAGCGATCCTACCTGCCCCTGCAACGGGAGCAGACGCCGGCACGCCGCATAACCAGGCGCTGGTGG from Candidatus Pseudobacter hemicellulosilyticus encodes the following:
- a CDS encoding class I SAM-dependent methyltransferase; its protein translation is MEQEQFYFNTNKQLWNNKVPVHLASGFYNVPAFLEGQTSLNSIELEELGPVAGKSLLHLQCHFGMDTLSWARLGAKATGLDFSEAAIREARQLAHKTGQTADFVCANVYDAPGYVKGPFDIIFTSYGTIGWLPDLQRWAKVIRQLLKPGGCFYMADFHPMVWLFDNAFTHIKYSYFNNGQPIEEQNEGTYADPTASLNDKEFGWNHSLSDLLNALLQQGLQLSFFNEHNYSPYNCFANMVAVSPGRWQIKGLENKIPMLYSLKVVAPAS
- a CDS encoding MFS transporter, encoding MKKSLLSLALGGLGIGTTEFVIMGLLPDIAGSFDISIPEAGHLISAYALGVVIGAPTLVAFSGSYPPKKILIGLMALFTLFNGLTALAPGYTSMVLARLFSGLPHGAFFGVGAVVASRLADKGKAAQAISIMFAGLTIANLAMVPLGTYIGHNFSWRFTFGIIAGIGLITMLAISVWMPAMPVKRKGSLKEELRFFRRTDAWLIILLTAIGTGGLFSWISYIAPLMIHVTHFNENLVPYIMMLAGLGMLAGNFLGGKMADILSPAKACMLSMLGIVACLVVDYFTADNQVMTLVMTFLTGAIAFTLSAPIQLLMIQTAKDAEMLGASVTQAGFNMGNALGAYWGGLPIAAGFGFASPLLVGVGMAIFGIFILWLLMRHQDGKSLVLIPGLRR
- a CDS encoding thioredoxin family protein; its protein translation is MNKLVLTSSLLFLFILNSLAQSTPEQGMQFFQGNWKELISSAQKENKLIFVDVYTDWCAPCKLMARNVFPKAEAGAAYNPRFINYKLNAEKGEGIDLARKFNITAYPTFLFLNSNGFLVQKIVGEKELAGFIALTDQAVTNAGDPQNLGNLEEKFSQGVRDTAFLRNYIRRLSALDLSNSQILDEYFKNIPHTELQQESILVFFGQQFSNTQSVALPYFLEQYPKLGKAARQQISANLYHRVIVRGLNNALRNSNMLEAAQLFSLADRMETLSPQQRLYVDRLRFLYLEQIRDTRQFIITGHKLTAGLLSIPKDSLDREDQRRFNAIMQPYLSGEKDSSSIPGFQEERLLVQKTYTKEITGKLYTVASKFLELPVTETKALADALTWARRAFELEPDQKVFADLVKKLTEKTTSPEKAMPRPAAASKTVQK
- a CDS encoding alpha/beta hydrolase fold domain-containing protein, coding for MKNWILLLCLACTLQASAQQAYQTDKDIAYYADSVSRKDAYIASQCKLDCYYPKGKTGYATIVWFHGGGLTGGNKHIPEYLTGKGYAVIAVGYRFSPRAKAPAYIEDAAAAVAWVFKNISRFGGDPAKIFVTGHSAGGYLGMMIGLDKKYLKKYAIDADSIAGLIPFSGQAITHFTIRQERGIPEKQPTIDEYAPLYHVRADAPPMLLITGDRELELLGRYEENAYLARMMKLAGHKRTRLLELDGFDHGTMVEPSLPLLLREINTILQQRSGKK
- a CDS encoding acyltransferase, which translates into the protein MSTVLNSKPHYPVLDGLRGVAAIVVVAFHILETFNTSRFDQIINHGYLAVDFFFLLSGFVIGYAYDDRWGKMTVKEFFKRRLIRLQPMVVMGMIVGALLFYTQAGEFWPTIAQTPVWKMLLVMLIGFTLIPVPISMDIRGWWEMHPLDGPAWSLFFEYIGNILYALFIRRFSKLLLGVFVALSAAFLVHLLFTNGNGDVIGGWALNGEQLHIGSARLLYPFFAGLLLSRVAKLTVVRNAFLWCSLLLVLILALPRIGGPDTVWMNGLYESFAIILVFPLIVWLGASDAAGQQPSKLCRFLGDISYPIYITHYPLIYTYTAWVKDNKVPLKDGWLWGVGVLVASILLAYACFKLYDVPVRKWLTRKFQAAKA
- a CDS encoding sigma-70 family RNA polymerase sigma factor — translated: MLRQFILGDEAAFRQVFLRQLNPLCYFAEKIIGQRQEAEDMVSAAFYKLWQRHADFSSLAGIRSFLYTTVRNQCFDHLKHRAVVDAAADRLPVQLSDAGIEARMYQAELLQLIYEGMEQLTAKHRHILQWSFLEELPTAEIASRLRMTETHVRVEKSRALVQLRQALRSKQRWQEALVLLAAWQLH